The nucleotide window ACCTCCGTGGCTGGTTCGAGCGAAAGAAAATAGTTGCTCATTTTTGCCAACCGCGACTTTGGATTCGCGGCCACGCCGATGATGGGAACTTTTCGGTGACGGCAATATTTCAGAGCCGCCAACAGCTCGGCCGTTTCGCCGCTCTGTGAAACGGCGATCACCACATCGTCCTTGGTAATCATGCCCAGGTCGCCATGCAGCGCCTCACCGGCGTGCAGGAAAAGGGCTGTGCTACCCGTGCTGGCCAATGTTGCCGCCATCTTGCGTCCCACATGGCCGGACTTTCCGAGGCCGGTGACGATGATGCGTCCGCGGCAACGGAGGATGGTTTGTACGGCTCCATCGAAGTTTGCATCCAGCAAGGCACCAACCTTACGGATGCCGCGGGCCTCTTCCTCAAGAATGCGACGGGCGCGAATCACCCAGGCGGATGGCGCCGGGCGGCGGCCCGGCGCGGGTCGCTGATTGCCTCGTTTATTCTTGCTGGTACGGTGAAACTGCATGGCGCTCGGTTTGGTCCCCTCGCCGTCGAACGGGCCTGGCTGCGGGCAACCTTTTCTCTGGAGCCAGCACCCCCTCCACGCGGGGAAGTCCGCTTACTTTAGCTAAATTTTCTCGAACGCGCTAGAACCTATTTCATAACCTTCCAACAAAATGGTGCCTCAAAGGGGGAGACGCACAGCTTCCTCTTGGGCCATAATGGGTGTGCCGGCCCGCCGCGGCGGGCTCGTTGGATTTGCGAGGGCGCGATCCCCCAGCGAGCGGCCGGAAGCGCCGTATCTTCTTTTGGGGTAGAGAGCAATGGGCAAGCGAATTGGAGTGCTCACCGGTGGTGGCGATTCGCCCGGATTGAACGCCGTGATCCGGGCAGTGGTACGCCAGGCGGTGGCGCACGACTTCGAGGTCATTGGTTTCCTGGAGGGGTGGAAAGGCGTGCTGGAAGGCGAAGTGGAACCCCTCGGCCTCGATAAGGTATCGGGCATCTTGGTCCGGGGTGGAACCATTTTGAAAACTTCCCGCACCAATCCGCTGAAGCGGGCAGACGGCCTGCCTGTCATGATGGAAAACCTGAGGAAGCAGGAGATCTTCGCGCTGGTGGCCATCGGCGGAGACGACACGATGAGCGTGGCGGTAGAACTGACGAAACATGGCGTCAAGGTGGTCGGCGTTCCCAAGACCATTGACAACGATCTGCCGGGAACCGACTTCTGTTTCGGCTTCGACACGGCCGTCAACGTCGCCACCGAGGCCATCGACCGCCTGCATACCACGGCCGAGGCTCACAATCGGGTGATCGTCGTCGAGGTGATGGGACGCGACTCCGGGTGGATTGCGCTCTACGCCGGCATTGCTGGCGGCGCCGATTTTATCCTGATACCGGAGAAGCCGTTCGATATCGAGGAGGTTTGTGAAGCACTCCGCAGCCGCCACAGCCGCGGTCGTTCCTTCAGCATTGTGGTGGCTGCCGAGGGGGCGCGCTTTGCCCGTGCCAAGCCGGGCCAGGAAGTTGTCCTCCAAACGGAAAAACGCGATGAATTCGGCCACGTGCGGCTCGGCGGGATCGGCCAGGTGCTGGCCTCGGAAATTGAGAAGCGCACCGGATTTGAAACGCGCGTCGTTGTTCTTGGACACGTGCAACGCGGCGGCTCGCCCTCCGCATTTGACCGTGTGCTCGCCACTCGTTTTGGTATCGCCGCGGTCGATCTGATCTTGAGCGGTGAATTTGGCAAGATGGTCGCTTTGCAGGGCACGCGCATCGTGGCCATTCCCCTGCTCGACGCCACTGCCGGTACCCGTCCGGCGGACGAAGAGCTCTACCGCATCGCTTCCGTCTTTTTTGGATGACTGCTGTCGTATGCCCCTGGCTTGGCAGCCTTCAGGAAGCCTTTCCATGCCTCTGCCGTAAATCTGAGGCGAGTCTCTTCAAGAAGTGGAAACACAGGTTCAAACCCCTCCTGCACAATTGCTATTGCCCTCTCGGGGAAAAGGGGTAATATTGCCCGACGGGATGGAGTGAGGCGCTCGACCTCCCTGGTTCCCTTGCCGGCAAGCGTGCGCCGCCAAACGCGCGACTGCTGCTCAACTTCTCTTCCTGGATCGGAAGGAGGTCAAACGGCCACCGAGAAATCAACACGCGATTCAACGCCGTTTGCGACCGGGGCTCCGGGAGCGACGGTCGTGCCCGGAACCAAACGCCAGCAACTGCTCAGCCTGGAGAAGGATCGCAGCCGGGTCTGGTGGCTGAGCGTGGCCATTATTCTGGCGCTTTCGATCGGCGTAGTGATGTTCATGCTGCCGGAAGTTCTATGGAAACCTGCCCCATCGCCCTATCGCAGCCGCGTTCTTTTCGCCGGATATTGCGGCTTGATGGCGCTTGCCGTCGCTTACTTGATCCGCCGGCAACTCTCGGTTGCCAGCCTGACCAAAAAGCTCATCTCGGATGTTCGGCTTGAGACCCTGGTTCAACTGAACCGGGAATTGATCAACAAGCAGCTCGAGCTGGACAAGGCTTATGCCCGGTTGACGGAGAGCCAGCAGAACCTGGTGCGGTTGGAACGGCTGGCAGCTCTCGGCGAGATGAGCCTGAAAATGCAGCATGAGATTAACAACCCCCTGGCTGTTATGCTTGGCAATCTCGCCTTATTGAAACAAGCATCGCTCCCGCCTGAGATCGCTTCCCGCATTGCTACCTTGGAAGAAATGGCCCGGCGCATCCAGGACGCCGTGGATCGCCTCAGCATGGATCTGCCCCACATTGATGTGGGTGATTCCGCAACTGCCCCGACCGATTTCTGAAGCGGACGTGACCGACCCTTGTGATGGCAGCCAAGAACCTTGTTTTCTATCCGACTGGATTTCCGGCCAACCTTTTCCTCTCCGCTTGAATCCTAGCTAAGTCCCAGCCAATTTGGAGGTCCAGATGCGATTGAAACTCGTGGTGTTCCTTGTTTCTCTGTTTGCGATGGCTTCGCTGCTTCGAGCACAAAATCGCCTCGAGCTTGCCGCAGAAGCGAATTCGCCGATTTCTGCCAGGGACTTCAGCAACGCCAACTTTACCGGCGATTTTACGAAGTCGGGCGGGTTCCTGGTCAGCGGGCGGCTCTTTTTCTTTGAAAAGACCGGTCTTGAACTGGGCTACGGCTTTTCACGGAATGGCCTGAAGCTTCGGGATTTGGTCAGTGGCGCTACCTTTTCTCTGCCGAGCGATGAACATTCCTTTGACGTGAATCTGGTGCATCGCTTTGCCACCGGCCGCATTCGTCCCTGGTTGATGACTGGTTCGGGGGTGATTTCCTATCGTCCGCGAGACGCAGCCCAAGCGAACCTTGCCCGCGCCGGCTTCTTGCCCATTAGTAACGTGTCTCGTCCGAAGTGGAATTTCGGCGCGGGACTCGATGTTACCGTTCTTGGGCCGCTGGATGCTCGGATCGCGCTGCGGAATTATTTGACTCTGGCGCCGAATTTCTCGACCACGAGCTTGACGGGAACCTTCCAGGCGCCAGGCAGCGTCGTGATTTTTGTTCAGCCGTCCATCGGC belongs to Candidatus Acidiferrales bacterium and includes:
- a CDS encoding ATP-dependent 6-phosphofructokinase, which codes for MGKRIGVLTGGGDSPGLNAVIRAVVRQAVAHDFEVIGFLEGWKGVLEGEVEPLGLDKVSGILVRGGTILKTSRTNPLKRADGLPVMMENLRKQEIFALVAIGGDDTMSVAVELTKHGVKVVGVPKTIDNDLPGTDFCFGFDTAVNVATEAIDRLHTTAEAHNRVIVVEVMGRDSGWIALYAGIAGGADFILIPEKPFDIEEVCEALRSRHSRGRSFSIVVAAEGARFARAKPGQEVVLQTEKRDEFGHVRLGGIGQVLASEIEKRTGFETRVVVLGHVQRGGSPSAFDRVLATRFGIAAVDLILSGEFGKMVALQGTRIVAIPLLDATAGTRPADEELYRIASVFFG
- a CDS encoding histidine kinase dimerization/phospho-acceptor domain-containing protein, which produces MPGTKRQQLLSLEKDRSRVWWLSVAIILALSIGVVMFMLPEVLWKPAPSPYRSRVLFAGYCGLMALAVAYLIRRQLSVASLTKKLISDVRLETLVQLNRELINKQLELDKAYARLTESQQNLVRLERLAALGEMSLKMQHEINNPLAVMLGNLALLKQASLPPEIASRIATLEEMARRIQDAVDRLSMDLPHIDVGDSATAPTDF
- a CDS encoding SIS domain-containing protein, giving the protein MQFHRTSKNKRGNQRPAPGRRPAPSAWVIRARRILEEEARGIRKVGALLDANFDGAVQTILRCRGRIIVTGLGKSGHVGRKMAATLASTGSTALFLHAGEALHGDLGMITKDDVVIAVSQSGETAELLAALKYCRHRKVPIIGVAANPKSRLAKMSNYFLSLEPATEVDCFGIVPTGTATATLALGDALAVVVMEKRKFSLREFHERHPGGTLGRIAAARLRSGGE